GGAGCAGCGCGACGCGCACCTGCGCTCGGCGGACTTCTTCGACGCGGACACGTTCCCGCAGATGCGCTTCGTGGGCACGCGCGTGGAACGCACCGGCAGCGACACGTTCAAGCTCACGGGGGACCTCACCATCAAGGACGTGACGCGCCCGCTCACGCTCGACGTGACGGAAGAGGGCCGCGGCAAGGACCCGTGGGGCGGCGAGCGCGCGGGCTTCAGCGCCACCGGCAAGATCAAGCGCAGCGAGTTCGGCCTGACCTGGAACCAGGTCCTGGAGGCCGGCGGCGTCGCGGTCGGCGATGACATCAAGATCTCCGCAGACGTGGAGCTGGTGAAGTCGGCGGCCTGATCCTCGGCCTGCTCCGCAGATGTGCAGCGCCCCCCGTGCCTTCCGGCGCGGGGGGCGCTCGCGTTCGATGTCGGATCGCTTCGTCGCGCGGGGCTGGCGTGGCGGG
This portion of the Longimicrobiaceae bacterium genome encodes:
- a CDS encoding YceI family protein, with product MSDTAAAATQSTWTLDASHSNVEFSVRHLMISSVKGHFSEVEGTVTANDADPSGARVEVVVKTASIDTRQEQRDAHLRSADFFDADTFPQMRFVGTRVERTGSDTFKLTGDLTIKDVTRPLTLDVTEEGRGKDPWGGERAGFSATGKIKRSEFGLTWNQVLEAGGVAVGDDIKISADVELVKSAA